Proteins from one Bombyx mori chromosome 1, ASM3026992v2 genomic window:
- the LOC101739199 gene encoding CCR4-NOT transcription complex subunit 1 isoform X3, which yields MNLDSLTLSLSHIHYLVVNLNKKNFKQTSQELNQIVSVYGLEAENQVLRCLLTEAARIAWDGDRTTSAATNSIHASLLGQQLAGLLNHPAKSTVVCRAVDHPTRSVTKLLKPTNALLNRLSRLLKLTTAEDVAFSLALRRYSTKSEIVAVAKQHLKKRFLDLIQCYLDAERGHQAERAGLQECSPEVLQSLLTSLALDNIKLAAVTKDLFLKRLRSDFPREVVPIVLAPLIYPDDTQTPLEEMTSADDMAAAMMENSLPDIIRDMGHAFTTSVEDCKNNMINFGAREPTAIDVARIIAVMVRYHSNQQDGPQIQTPGNFWMSHEAKKEPAAHPHSEWNAEVFVQTLKELASNLNWKEVILQLDHPEFFVPDRTGLSLLFTILRLGLQSAGYPANIFPVEYLCRRWTNLEGQMSLISHILKHSDVFCFADHPFHPVSIDILKSPPETDNKEVGTWRCLYLVELLLYAAERGYYMQVHELFKMPLQHCPDILLLVLLQISPPITVFRQELLTTLIPIFLGNHPNSGIILHHAWHTQNPNIKPIIMHSMADWYIRGESDQSKLSRILDVAQDLKALSLLLNVQSFPFVIDLACLASRREYLKLDKWLTDKIRDHGETFVSAMVKFLQRRCPQVLGKAPEEQLPKAAQLPPETITTMLACLQLCIPNVSQELQEAIYNVIGSCQTLILSKTRQNIAGIARPHTRVMETQFNPAGLGGQLFTPHVDAIGNLAPGMANMTLGAPANTAFAMPGTLGPLVTTPGSPVRLLGGGPNSPFAMMPLPPNANLGALARMAPAPAIDKPRLQDPIPFPEVMHTVAKEIEDEANSYFQRIYNHPPHPTLSIDEVLDMLKKFQDSPNKREREVFSCMLRNLFEEYKFFPQYPDKELQITAQLFGGIIERGLVPSYVSLGLALRFVLDALRKAEGSKMYYFGIAALDRFKSRLKDYHKYCEHVRAIPHFSEFPPHLIEYVEYGLQSQEPPNKPQGPVLPATLAAILNQSAVVTVSAPYRPVVCAPPSISVMSKMAACPAGSMGSRPSIANATNIDTLLTATDREEKINAPPEPIQDKTAFIFNNLSQLNLQTKCEELKEVLTDEYYPWLSQYLVMKRASIELNFHALYSNFLDVLKVREVNKLVTKETYRNIRVLLRSDKGIANFSDRSLLKNLGHWLGMLTLARNQPILLLDLDLKALVLEAYHKGQQELLYVVPFVAKVLESCAKSVVFKPPNPWTMALMNVLAELHQEPDLKLNLKFEIEVLCKNLGLDIMDLKPSLYLKDPEKLRQIEFQLSQPKPNKEAANTMPVNPPIQVPPPQIPIMPPQPPMIPAEEMAGPVPPPPTGLVPADPGLMGVLGMPEPRFNYLDVNVSSTSAFGQKICFNPHIILFQNYPHLKQFVKPAIERSIQEWIHPVVDRSIKYALTTCEQIIRKDFALDPDEVRMRTCAHHMMRNLTAGMAMITCREQIITTISTNLKAAFITALMPSTQQQKEIIESAAAVLATENMELACAFIQKTAVEKALPELDKRLISDYEMRKLARQEGRRYYDTIVVTYQTERIPERVRLRVGGPTDMQISVYEEFACNIPGFVPVRDAGMFIPKPSQEQIPQLFMNPAQVYGADEMGALINTAELFLANSLGVASLAVQAANMHTLLECLFMARRSRDIVSGCTLLQKAVDGLLDGHLVPPGASNEHIEMMARYRDIHLRVLKLLEDARVYGHVWTSKQITCCLIECREELRYNIEAVDCLIRNHLVNLPQYDIALAHMMDNGNNYVAVAFAMQLVQLYLVDDRNNMYVNESDLYHTTEMLVRVMSHSRTPPPEGLGSLIEILRVNQDPSAYLGERSPLGPTAHIHSGILQVRAQNYDDPPGLQEKTENLLREWRNVLLSPLTEIELAQNFNLYVHRMNMNGILKSDDMIARFFRMASQMCIENVYQLLNEDRVNPPPVPQKREKFYTMCDSFIKLVSLLIKNTADSGNPTPKLNLLNKILGIIVGWLLQDHDDQGTNFQQLPYHRLLLILFLDMNMAEPVLESMNYQVLTAFCHTLRIIKPSVAPGFCYAWLEIVAHRAFINRVLAVTPQQKGWGMYSTLLIELFKFLDPFLRNTELAPPVMTLYKGTLKVLLVLLHDFPEFLCDYHYGFCDEIPPNCIQMRNLILSAFPRNMRLPDPFTPNLKVDLLPEIALPPRAVINYSTIISASQFKKDLDAYLKARAPVTFLSELRGNMQVANEPGKRYNSQLMNAVVLYVGTQAIAYIRAKGQTPNMSTIAHSAHMDIFQNFTVDFDFEGRYLFLNAIANQLRYPNSHTHYFSCCLLYLFAEANSEAVQEQITRMLLERLIVNRPHPWGLLITFIELIKNPIYKFWSHEFVHCAPEIENLISRNYPGRLFASVARSCIADTTGGGGGEREAAE from the exons ATGAACCTGGACTCTTTAACGTTGAGCTTATCGCATATACATTATCTCGTCGTaaatttaaacaagaaaaatttCAAGCAGACGAGTCAAGAATTGAATCAG ATTGTCAGTGTCTATGGCTTGGAAGCAGAGAATCAAGTTTTAAGATGTCTTCTCACTGAAGCGGCAAGGATAGCTTGGGACGGAGACCGTACAACTTCTGCAGCTACTAATAGCATCCACGCCTCCCTTCTTGGACAACAGTTGGCAGGCTTGCTCAATCATCCAGCTAAATCAACAGTTGTTTGCCGGGCTGTTGATCATCCAACACGCTCTGTAACAAAG ctaTTAAAGCCTACAAATGCACTATTGAATCGACTATCTAGACTGTTGAAGTTAACTACAGCAGAGGATGTTGCCTTTTCATTGGCTCTGAGAAGGTATTCAACAAAGAGTGAGATAGTTGCAGTTGCAAAGCAGCACTTGAAGAAAAGATTCTTGGATTTAATACAGTGCTATCTCGACGCAG AACGGGGACATCAGGCGGAGCGTGCAGGACTTCAGGAATGCAGCCCTGAAGTGTTGCAGTCACTCCTCACGAGTCTCGCGCTCGACAATATCAAATTAGCGGCAGTTACGAAGGATTTGTTTTTGAAGAGACTGAGATCAGACTTCCCTCGTGAAGTAGTCCCGATAGTACTCGCACCGTTGATTTATCCGGACGACACTCAGACACCTCTCGAGGAAATGACTTCAGCCGATGATATGGCTGCTGCCATGATGGAGAATTCCCTGCCAGATATTATCCGAGATATGGGCCATGCTTTTACAACTTCAGTTGAGGATTGCAAGAACAATATGATAAACTTTGGTGCGAGAGAACCAACCGCAATAGACGTGGCTAGAATCATAGCTGTGATGGTTCGCTATCACAGTAACCAACAAGACGGTCCGCAAATACAGACACCAGGCAACTTTTGGATGAGTCATGAAGCTAAAAAAGAACCAGCTGCACATCCACACAGTGAATGGAATGCTGAAGTATTTGTTCAGACATTAAAAGAATTAGCATCTAATCTGAACTGGAAGGAAGTGATACTACAGCTGGATCACCCAGAATTCTTTGTACCAGACCGAACAGGACTATCCCTACTATTCACCATACTGAGACTTGGTCTACAGAGCGCCGGCTATCCGGCCAATATATTCCCCGTTGAGTATTTATGCCGACGGTGGACGAATTTGGAAGGACAGATGAGTTTGATCAGCCACATTCTCAAACATTCTGACGTATTCTGTTTTGCCGATCATCCTTTTCATCCAGTATCAATAGACATTTTGAAATCTCCTCCTGAGACCGACAACAAAGAAGTGGGCACTTGGCGTTGCCTCTACTTAGTGGAGTTACTGCTGTATGCTGCAGAGCGTGGTTATTACATGCAAGTCCATGAACTCTTTAAAATGCCACTTCAACATTGTCCCGATATTTTGCTCTTAGTTTTACTGCAAATCAGTCCACCGATTACTGTCTTTAGGCAAGAGTTATTGACGACACTGATTCCAATATTTCTAGGTAATCATCCAAATTCAGGCATAATTCTCCACCACGCCTGGCATACACAGAACCCTAACATAAAACCTATCATCATGCACTCAATGGCAGATTGGTACATACGCGGTGAGAGTGACCAATCCAAATTATCTAGAATTTTGGACGTCGCACAGGATTTAAAGGCGCTGTCGCTCTTATTGAATGTACAATCGTTCCCGTTTGTTATTGATTTGGCTTGTTTGGCGTCTAGGAGGGAGTATCTCAAATTAGATAAATGGTTGACCGACAAAATCAGAGATCACGGTGAGACGTTTGTGTCGGCTATGGTGAAATTTTTACAAAGGCGATGTCCACAGGTGCTCGGCAAGGCACCCGAAGAACAATTGCCTAAGGCTGCGCAGCTGCCACCCGAAACGATTACAACAATGTTGGCTTGCTTACAACTATGCATTCCAAATGTTTCTCAAGAATTACAGGAGGCTATTTACAACGTAATAGGAAGCTGTCAGACGTTAATACTCAGCAAAACACGACAAAACATTGCGGGAATAGCAAGACCTCATACAAGGGTCATGGAAACTCAATTCAATCCAGCTGGCCTAGGAGGGCAATTGTTTACACCCCACGTTGACGCTATCGGTAATTTGGCACCGGGCATGGCAAATATGACTTTAGGTGCCCCCGCGAATACTGCATTTGCTATGCCCGGTACACTCGGACCACTCGTAACCACTCCGGGCTCTCCTGTTAGGCTACTTGGAGGCGGACCTAACAGTCCGTTTGCCATGATGCCGTTACCGCCCAACGCAAACCTCGGAGCGCTCGCGAGAATGGCTCCCGCTCCCGCGATTGATAAACCTCGTCTGCAGGATCCCATTCCCTTCCCGGAAGTGATGCACACCGTTGCTAAGGAAATCGAGGACGAAGCAAACAGTTACTTCCAAAGGATATACAATCATCCTCCACATCCGACTTTATCAATAGACGAAGTACTAGATATGCTCAAAAAATTTCAGGATTCCCCTAACAAGAGGGAACGGGAAGTATTCTCATGCATGTTGCGTAATCTTTTTGAAGAGTATAAGTTTTTCCCCCAATACCCCGACAAAGAGTTACAAATTACTGCTCAACTGTTTGGCGGTATCATCGAAAGAGGATTAGTCCCAAGCTACGTGTCTTTAGGGTTAGCGTTGCGTTTCGTTCTTGATGCTTTACGAAAGGCCGAGGGATCGAAAATGTATTATTTCGGAATTGCGGCTTTAGATCGTTTTAAATCTCGTCTTAAAGATTATCACAAATATTGTGAGCACGTTCGCGCTATTCCGCATTTTAGTGAATTCCCTCCCCATTTGATCGAATATGTCGAATATGGCTTACAAAGCCAAGAACCTCCCAATAAACCCCAGGGGCCGGTACTTCCTGCTACGTTGGCTGCTATTCTTAATCAGAGTGCCGTTGTAACTGTCTCGGCGCCTTATAG GCCAGTAGTTTGTGCTCCTCCATCTATTTCGGTGATGTCGAAAATGGCCGCGTGCCCTGCTGGAAGCATGGGTAGTAGGCCATCTATCGCGAACGCTACAAATATCGACACTCTTTTGACTGCTACTGACAGGGAAGAAAAAATTAATGCCCCACCAGAACCCATACAAGATAAAACTGCTTTCATTTTTAACAATCTTAGTCAACTTAATTTGCAAACCAAATGTGAAGAACTTAAGGAAGTACTTACCGATGAATACTATCCCTGGCTTTCTCAGTACCTTGTTATGAAGAGAGCCTCTATTGAACTCAATTTCCATGCTTTGTATTCTAATTTCCTTGATGTTCTTAAAGTCCGCGAAGTAAATAAATTAGTCACAAAGGAAACTTATCGCAATATCCGTGTGTTATTGCGTTCAGATAAAGGAATCGCTAATTTCTCGGATCGATCGCTTCTCAAGAATCTTGGTCACTGGCTCGGCATGCTAACACTTGCAAGAAACCAGCCGATTCTCCTCCTCGACTTGGATTTAAAGGCGTTGGTCCTCGAAGCCTATCATAAAGGCCAGCAAGAACTGCTTTATGTGGTTCCTTTCGTTGCGAAAGTTTTAGAATCTTGCGCGAAAAGTGTAGTATTTAAACCTCCGAACCCGTGGACGATGGCCCTTATGAACGTTCTAGCAGAACTACATCAAGAACCCGACTTGAAATTGAACCTAAAATTTGAAATCGAAGTATTGTGTAAAAACTTAGGCCTGGACATAATGGATTTGAAGCCTTCCCTTTACTTGAAAGACCCTGAAAAATTGAGGCAGATTGAGTTCCAACTATCACAGCCGAAGCCAAACAAAGAAGCCGCAAATACAATGCCGGTCAACCCGCCAATTCAAGTACCACCGCCGCAGATACCAATAATGCCGCCTCAGCCTCCGATGATTCCTGCTGAAGAAATGGCAGGACCTGTCCCTCCTCCACCAACTGGCTTAGTGCCCGCCGATCCTGGTCTGATGGGCGTGCTCGGTATGCCAGAACCCAGGTTCAACTATTTGGATGTGAACGTATCCTCCACGTCTGCGTTCGGACAAAAGATTTGTTTCAACCCTCACATAATCTTATTCCAAAACTACCCGCATCTTAAACAGTTTGTAAAGCCCGCGATCGAGAGATCGATCCAAGAATGGATTCACCCAGTCGTTGATAGGTCTATCAAGTATGCTTTGACAACTTGTGAACAGATCATACGGAAGGATTTCGCATTGGACCCTGACGAAGTTCGAATGCGTACCTGCGCTCATCACATGATGCGCAACTTGACTGCCGGCATGGCAATGATCACATGCCGAGAGCAGATCATCACCACCATCAGCACTAATCTGAAGGCAGCTTTCATCACTGCTCTCATGCCATCAACACAACAACAA AAAGAAATCATCGAGAGTGCAGCTGCTGTCCTTGCTACTGAAAACATGGAACTGGCCTGCGCTTTCATTCAGAAGACAGCCGTTGAGAAGGCTCTACCTGAATTAGACAAACGCTTGATTAGCGATTACGAAATGCGAAAACTGGCCCGTCAAGAAGGCCGCCGCTATTATGACACCATCGTCGTGACTTACCAGACTGAAAGGATCCCGGAAAGAGTCCGCCTGCGCGTCGGAGGTCCGACAGACATGCAGATATCAGTATACGAAGAGTTCGCATGCAACATTCCGGGATTTGTCCCCGTCAGAGATGCGGGCATGTTCATCCCGAAGCCGTCTCAAGAGCAGATTCCACAGCTGTTCATGAATCCAGCTCAAGTGTACGGCGCTGACGAGATGGGCGCTCTGATAAACACTGCGGAACTATTCCTTGCCAATTCCTTAGGTGTGGCTTCCTTGGCTGTCCAGGCAGCGAACATGCATACGCTGCTCGAGTGCTTGTTTATGGCGAGACGGAGTCGCGATATTGTGTCTGGCTGTACTCTACTGCAGAAG GCTGTAGATGGTTTGCTTGATGGACATTTAGTCCCACCCGGTGCGAGCAACGAACACATCGAAATGATGGCCCGCTACCGCGACATCCACCTTCGTGTCCTGAAACTACTCGAAGACGCCAGAGTCTATGGACACGTTTGGACTTCCAAGCAGATCACCTGCTGCTTGATTGAATGCAGGGAGGAACTCCGATACAATATCGAGGCTGTTGACTGCCTTATCAGAAACCATTTGGTTAATCTACCACAG TATGATATCGCCCTTGCTCATATGATGGACAATGGCAATAACTACGTGGCGGTAGCATTCGCTATGCAACTAGTACAGCTGTATCTTGTCGATGACAGAAATAACATGTACGTTAACGAATCTGACTTGTACCACACGACCGAAATGTTAGTGAGGGTCATGTCCCACTCAAGGACGCCTCCGCCCGAGGGTCTGGGCTCCCTGATCGAGATTTTGAGGGTGAATCAGGACCCTAGTGCATATTTGGGCGAAAGGTCACCGCTCGGACCGACGGCCCACATACATTCTGGAATACTGCAAGTTCGA GCACAAAACTATGACGACCCACCCGGACTTCAAGAGAAGACTGAGAATTTACTCCGTGAATGGAGGAATGTTCTCCTCAGTCCTCTGACAGAGATCGAACTGGCGCAGAACTTCAACTTGTATGTCCACCGAATGAACATGAACGGCATTCTCAAATCTGATGACATGATCGCTAGATTCTTCAGAATGGCCTCGCAGATGTGCATCGAGAATGTATACCAACTTCTGAACGAGGACAGGGTTAATCCACCTCCAGTGCCTCAGAAACGTGAGAAATTCTACACCATGTGCGACTCTTTTATCAAACTTGTCTCGCTTTTGATCAAGAATACAGCCGATAGCGGAAATCCCACTCCGAAATTAAACCTTCTGAACAAG ATTCTAGGCATTATAGTTGGCTGGCTACTCCAGGACCACGATGACCAGGGCACCAACTTCCAGCAGCTACCGTACCACCGCCTACTCCTGATTCTGTTCCTCGACATGAACATGGCTGAGCCTGTTCTAGAATCTATGAACTATCAG GTTCTGACTGCGTTCTGCCACACCCTTCGCATTATCAAACCAAGTGTCGCTCCCGGATTCTGTTACGCGTGGCTCGAGATTGTGGCCCACCGTGCCTTCATAAACCGCGTCCTAGCTGTTACTCCACAACAAAAG GGCTGGGGAATGTACTCGACCTTACTCATTGAGCTGTTCAAATTCCTTGATCCATTCCTGCGTAACACTGAGCTTGCTCCTCCGGTCATGACGCTATACAAAGGAACCCTCAAGGTGTTGTTGGTCTTACTCCATGATTTCCCGGAGTTCCTGTGCGATTACCACTATGGTTTCTGTGACGAAATCCCCCCGAACTGCATTCAAATGCGCAATTTAATACTGTCCGCTTTCCCGCGGAACATGAGGCTTCCCGATCCGTTCACGCCGAATCTGAAAGTTGACTTGCTCCCGGAAATTGCTCTACCGCCTCGTGCGGTCATCAACTATTCTACGATCATCTCTGCGTCACAGTTCAAGAAGGATTTGGACGCGTACCTCAAAGCGAGAGCTCCAGTTACCTTCCTGTCTGAATTAAGGGGAAATATGCAG GTTGCGAACGAGCCTGGCAAGCGATACAACAGTCAGCTGATGAACGCGGTTGTCTTGTACGTCGGCACACAGGCCATTGCCTATATTCGTGCTAAAGGGCAAACTCCGAATATGTCGACGATTGCACATTCAGCTCACATGGATATCTTCCAGAACTTTACCGTGGATTTCGATTTTGAAGGCCG GTACCTGTTCTTGAACGCGATAGCCAATCAGCTGCGTTACCCGAACAGTCACACGCACTACTTCTCTTGCTGTCTCCTCTACTTGTTCGCGGAGGCCAATTCGGAAGCAGTACAAGAACAGATCACCAGGATGCTCCTGGAACGGCTGATCGTCAACCGTCCGCACCCTTGGGGTCTGCTCATCACTTTCATCGAACTAATCAAGAATCCCATCTACAAATTCTGGTCCCACGAATTTGTACACTGCGCTCCGGAGATAGAGAA TTTGATATCGCGGAATTACCCCGGCAGGCTGTTCGCTTCGGTGGCGCGATCGTGCATCGCCGACACAACGGGTGGGGGAGGGGGGGAGAGGGAAGCGGCCGAGTAG